The sequence below is a genomic window from Lolium perenne isolate Kyuss_39 chromosome 7, Kyuss_2.0, whole genome shotgun sequence.
AAGACCCGTTTTACCTGTCTTGCCTTTCTGAAGGATGTGGCAGTAACTCCTCGTGTTCTGCCCCTTAGTTTCCTTGATCACGGATACACAGATGCTAGCAAACCGTGTCCTAGAAATATTGAGATCTTGTGATACGTTCGAGCTCTCTCTAACTGTGATTGCTTCCAAATCTTCCGGTGCAGTAGACATTCAAAAAGAACTACGAACACCCCCAAATATGTGCCATTATGTATCTCACATGGCCACTACGGCAACCGTGCTGGTCTATCAGTTCTCTGCTAGTATGATATATGGGTCGTCACAAAATCCTAGGGTGGGCAAAGATCCACAATagcaccttctagagccgcccaaTGAGTCAACACATAGAAGGTTGAGCTGCGGTAGCAACTACACAGTCGAAATTTGTTCCCGATTCCTCTAATTCCCATCAGCAAGACTCTAAACATGAATTATTCTCTTGTAGCCCAGCTAAGATTTTCTATGAAAAGTGAGAGGAAAAGCAATGCCAACACCTCTTATAGAATGGGATAGTAAATGTGAGTAGAGGAAAACTTACTACATATTCAATGCAAGATTTCTGCTCTATCCCCTACTATTTTTTTTACTACTCACATTTGAATGGGTGTTAACCAGTACTGAAGAACATTTTTGGAAGAACTAAGAACGTGATTGGTAGGCCGTATGTATGGAGACCAGCCAGATCATGGCGACGCAAATTCTCGGTGATTGGATCTCCGCATGACTTACTAGACCATACAAGCATGAAGCGTAAAACACCTCTCAGCAAAGTTCAGTGAAAACTGCCGAATCAACCTTTTTGGTGGAGCGATCAAGTGGGAACAATATCTACGAGACGAATGATTTCCCTTCTTTGCAGTAGATTAGTCTGAATAATCTCATACATGACCTGATTTTGTCATTGCACGTCACTAGTGATGCATTCCATGAAAGCTCTCAGATTATGATCTGACGAGCCACCTTTCCCAAGAGCCTCCACGACCGCACGCTTCCACTCCGCCGCCGCGACCCGCGCGTCCCCCTGCATCACCTCCTCTACTCGCCGCCTCACCTCTGCCACGCGCAGCACGCCGTCGCTCCCCACCTCCGCGCGCTCTCCGACGCGCCACTCGCACTCGACGAGCCACGCGTTCATCCGCTGGTCGGACATCTGGGGTACGCACACCATGGGCAGGCCGCACGCGACGGCCTCCATCGCCGAGTTCCAGCCGCAGTGCGTGACGAAGCAGCCCACCGCCGCGTGCGAGAGCACCCGCACCTGGTCGCACCACTCCACCACCATGCCGTTCTTGATTTGCGCCTCAGCCTCGGCGAGCTCCGCCTTGTTGTCCTTCCGGACGATGCAGAGGTACGGCCTCCCGCTCTCCTCGAGGCCCTGTAGCAGCTCGTCGAGCTGCTCCTTGGCCATCCTGGCCAGGCTCCCGAACGAGACGTACACCACGGAGTTGGCCGGCTTGGTGTCCAGCCACTCGATGTACTTGGCGTCGTCCTGCTTGAAGAGGCCGGCCTCGTCGCCGGCCGGTAGCACGGGGCCGACGGGTAGCACGTCGTACGCTGCCAGAGCGGCGAGCGTGCCCGCCTCGAGCTCCTGGCACGTGTTGACGATGACCGTCGCCTTGGGGGTTTCCCTGTCGAGGGCGTCGAACAGGTCGCGGGTGGTGGTGTAGATGGAGTGGAAGAAGTCCGAGGTGTCGGTGGAGTCGGTGATGAAGGACGGCAAGTCCCGGACGGCCAGCGGCGGGAGGCCCGGGAGCCGCACGAGGAAGGACGGGTCGTGGCGGTGGTCGGCCACGACGCCGGCGTGGCCATGGAAGTAGTGGTAGTAGACGGCGATCACGGCGGGGGGCTGGATCCAGTAGAGCCCGGACGGGACGCCCCTGTCGCGCGCGACGTCGGCGGCCCACGGGAGGAGCATCGTGTACACGACGCGCGTCACGGCGCGGCCGCGCGCGGCGAGCGCGTCCAGGAGCTCCCCGACGCTGCGCGCGCCCGCGGCGTGGAAGGCCGCCACGTAGGCGTTGAACGCGCCGTGGTCGCTGCTCGGCACGTACCCGGTCTCGGTGCCGTCCGAGAACGGGAGGAGCTCGAGGCGGCCGTCGTCGGCGCCGTCCGGCGCGTCCGGTTCTGCCTGGAACATGCGGCGGTGCGCGGCTTCGGTGGTGGAGAAGGTGACGAGcgcgtcgggggcggcggcgagcaGGCGCCTGGCGAGGCGCAGCGCCGGCGCGATGTGGCCCTCGTGTGGCTTTCGCTTTAGCTCGAGGTGTACAATCTCGATCAGAGATCGACACTCGATCGGCTACGACGGCAAGCAAGCGACTTGTGTGGAGGCGCGAGAGTGAGGTTATACAGAGAATACAATCGACTTGTCTTTAATTTAATCAATTTTAAGTTGCTCGCCGAAAGGTTTCTAGAACAGAGCAGTCAGTAACACCGTTTCTCTACCTTTTTTCTTTTTGAAACATAGTTTTGCAGGTTGTCATATCACTATTTGACTGCAAAAGATACAAGTGATCCCATTGTACATGGGAGTTCTATTGAAGAGCGGGAGTTGAATCCATTATTTGGCTGGTTTGCTCGTTGCATGTTTGCATTGTGCCACTCTTTTGGCTTGCCTTCCATCTCATTATCTGCCTTGTTGTTCCGCCCACGTCTAAGCAAAAAAGCAAGTAGGTGCACGAGTCCCCGCGGGTCGAGTTAGAATTGGTGGCTAACCTAACGATGGCATGACCAGTATTCTCGGAGAGTGGGAGTGCTAACTTTGACGATGTTCCAAATGTAGCTTCTTACTTTCACACATGCAACCTCTATTTCTGATCCCTCTCACTCCTACCTACATGACTTAAACTTTATTTCTCTTATTTTTCTCTCTCGTATTTCCGCTGGCTATATTTCTTGTATGAATGTGAAAGCATGGAAAGTGATTGGGAAAAGTTAGCAATGGTACACTGTTTTATATCATGATTTAATAGCAAGTGCAGCATGATAtaccatgcaaaaaaaaaatctaaTGTACGATGTCAATTGAAAGCTTGATATCTTCGTATCTACTGAAGTAGATGGTAATAAAGTGTAGAGTAGCCACTCGTTTTAGATAACATTAGTTGTTGGTGACTAGGGAGGAGATGGCAAAAATCTGTTTAAACAATTAATCGGAATATTCAACATCAACGCCATAATATTTATGTATCCCTAAGAAATATGTATGAGTCAAGGCACTATATTGTGAGAGAGGAAGAAATTCTTTTGGTACCCAGAGCATGTATGAATTACAGTACTACACAGTACTCCTTGATTTCACAAGAGAGCATGCCCATGTATCCTCCCGCTGAAGCATTTTTAATGGGCCACATTGGCAGCACTGTTTTTTAATGGGCCTCGCTCACGGAAAGGTGGGCGTGGATATAATAGCATACCACCAAGTTCAACGCCGCCTACGAGaagatgaagaagcgatgattacCTAATCTTTGGGCCAATTCGAGACGTCCAATGAGCAAAAGAACTTCAACTTGGTCCATTGTTGGAGGGCGCTCAAGTATTGCCCCCAAATGGCACGACCTATATGTGTCCTACGATATGATGCCAACGTGCCCGGTCAATCCAATGTCATCGATGCTGATTGTGAGATTCCAAGTTCACCCATGAAGAGGCCAAGGGGGCGGACGAGTTCTAAGGCGGAGGCCAAGCGAGAGGCTTCCTGGCAAGCGATGATGGAGACGATCAAGAAGCTCATTGCTGATAAGGAGGTGTCAAGTGAGAAGAGGGATGAGAGGAAGCGATGGGAAAAGGAAGAGGTTGTCAAGAACTACTTCGAGATACAAACCAAGAAGCTCGAGATTGAAGAGATCAATGCTCGTGCGGCCGCAAAGGAGGTGGGACAACAAGCAAAAGGAGTTGGAGATCGCCCTGCTCCGCGAGAAGGACAAGATCATGGCGACCCCCTTGACCGACGACATGGACCCTACCCAGGGGCACGGCTTGAGAAGAAGAAGATCATTATAGCTCGAGAAATGTGATTTGTTTATCATGCTTTTGAAACTCTGGTGTGCCAGCTAGTTGTATCTGAACTATGTATGTTGCAACTTTAATTTCTATCTTTTTAGCGAATTATTTGCTCAATATTCATGGCCGGTAATGGCAactataatttttttaaaaaaaatatattGCGGCCACGAATGTTTCGGGGCCACCATTGGAGCCGCTGTCACCCGCATCAGGACCGCGGCCTTTTACCTCTCCGTAGGCCGGCGCATCCGGACCTAGGCGGAACAAAAGGCGGTCCGGATTGCGACCCCAAGTTGGACATGGCCTAACCAAACAATGTCTAAGAAACATTGGCATGACCAGTCTTTTGGGAGTGATAATTTTGGTGCTCATCCAAACGGACTCACGCTTCTCACTTCCACGCATACAACCTCTGTTTCCGATCCCTCTCACTCCTACCTACATGACTTTGAACtttatttctcttttttctcTCTCGTATGCTAAATTTCTTGTATGAATGTGAAAGCATGAAAAGTGATTGCGGAAAGTTAGCAAGGCTACCCTGACTTATATCATGACCTAATAGTAAGCGCAGCATATACCatgcaaacaaaagaaaatatctATTGTACTGTACGATGTCAATTGAAAGCTAGATATGCCATCCGAGCTTTCACGAGTACTGTACCATTGAACACCTATTGGTTGCTCATTTGTTGGAAAAAAATTAAGGGTTTATGTACCGTGAAGGATTTCTATTGCCAAAATGCCATCCCAGCTTTATTATCACCCAAATGTTACTACTACCTTCTACAGAAGTATTCACAGAGTAACAATAGGAAAGATATTGATGCCACGATTTTTTGTAGTAAGATAGGGAACACAAGGAGAACACGCTGCAATCTTGTTGATCCAATCCCTCTGCGTGTGACAAACATAAGCCTAGATAGTGAGACAGATCTTTTTTTAAACGAATCATCCAGCCTCTTTATTAATTTCTTAAAGTGCATGGATACAAACACCCTCAAACGGATCAACAAATCAAACATATCGTCCAACCTGCGACGACAACACAAGTCTAGATATTATGGGGGTTCTTTGTTGGATGATCGATTTTCATGCACAAAGGTCGCATTAGCAAGACCCTTTGCACCTATCTTGCCTTACTGAAGGATGTGGCAGTAACTCCCCGTGCTCTGCCCCTTAGTTTCCTTGATCACGGATATGCAGTCGCTAGCAAATTGTGTCCTAGAAATATTGAGATCTTGTGATACGTTCAAGCTCTCTCTAACTGCGATTGCTTCCAAAACTTCGGTGCAGTAGACCTTCAAAAGAACTACGAACACCCCCAAATATGTGCCATTATGTATCTGACATGGACACTACGGCAACCGTGCCGGTCTATCAGTTCTCAGCTAGTATGGTATATGGGTCGTCACAAAATCCTAGGGTGGGCTAAAATCCACAATGAAGACCTTCTAGATCCACCCTACGAGTGAACACATAGAAGGCTGAGCTGCGGTAGCATCTACATAGTCGAAATTTGTTCCCGATTCCTCTAATTCCCACTAGCAAAACTCTAAACATGAATTATTCTCTTGTAGTACAGCTAGCAAGATTTTCTATGAAAAGTGAGAGGAAAAGCAATGCCAACACCTCTTATAGAATGGGATAATACATGTGAGTAGAGGAAAAGTTACTACAAATTCAATGCAAGATTTCTGCTATATTTCCTACTATTTATTATTTTGAATGGGTGTTAACCAGTACAGAAGAACATTTGTTGGAAGAACTAAGAACGTGATTGGTAGGCCTTATGTATGGAGACCGGCCAGATCATGGCGACACAAATTCTCGGTGATTGGATCACCGCATGAGTTCCTAGACCATACAAGCATGAAGCGTAAAACACCTCTCAGCAAAGTTCAGTGAAAACTGTCCAATCAACCTTTTCGGTGGAGTGCTTAAGTGGAAACAAGATATGTGAGACGAATGATTTCCCATCTTTGCAGCAGGTTAGTCTGAATAATCTCATACATGATCTAATTTTATCATTGCACGTCACTAGTGATGCATTCCATGAAAGCTCTGAGATTATGATCTGACGAGCCACCTTTCACTAGAGCCTCAACGACCGCACGCTTCCAGTCCGCCGCCGCGCCCCGCGCGTCCCCATGCATCACCTCCTCTACTCGCCGCCTCACCTCCGCCGCGCGCAGCACGCCGTCGCTCCCCACCTCCGCGCGCGCTCCGATGCGCCACTCGCACTCGACGAGCCACGCGTTCATCCGCTGGTCCGACATCTGTGGCACGCACACCATGGGCACGCCGCACGCGACGGCCTCCATCGCCGAGTTCCAGCCGCAGTGCGTGACGAAGCAGCCCACCGCCGCGTGCGAGAGCACCCGCACCTGGTCGCACCACTCCACCACCATGCCGTTCTTGATCCGCGCCTCAGCCTCGGCGAGCTCCGCCTTGTTGTCCTTCCGGACGACCCAGAGGTACGGCCTCCCGCTCTCCTCGAGGCCCCGGAGCAGCTCGTCGAGCTGCTCCTTGGCCATCCGTGCCAGGCTCCCGAACGAGACGTACACCACGGAGCTGACCGGCCTGGCGTCCAGCCATTCGATGTACTTGGCGTCATCCAGCTTGAAGAGGCCGGCCTCGTCGCCGGCCGGAAGCACCGGGCCGATCGGGAGGACCTCGTACGCTCCCACCAGGGCGCCGAGCGTGCCGGTCTCGAGTTCTTTGCATGTGTTGACGATGACCGTCGCCTTGGGGGTTTCCCTGTCGAGGACGTCGAAGAGGTCGCGGGTGGTGGTGTAGATGGAGTGGAAGAAGTCCGAGGGGTCGGTGGAGTCGGTGATGAAGGACGGCAAGTCCCGGACGGCCAGCGGCGGTAGGCCCGGGAGCCGCACGAGGAATGACGGGTCATGGCGGTGGTCGGCCACGACGCCGGCGTGGCCGTGGAAGTAGTGGTAGTAGACGGCGAGCACGGCGGCGGGCTGGATCCAGTAGAGCGCGGACGGGACGCCCCGCTCGCGCGCGACGTCGGCGGCCCACGGCAGGAGCATCGTGTAGACGACCCGGGTCACGGGGCGGCCGCGCGCGGCGAGCGCGTCCACGAGCTCCCCGACGCTGCGCGCGCCCGCGACATGGAAGCCCGCCACGTAGGCGTTGAACGCGGCGTGGTCGCTACTCGGCACGTACCCGGTCTCCGTGCCGTCGGAGAACGGGAGGAGCTCGAGGCGGGCGTCGTCGGCGCCGTCCGGCGCGTCCGCCGGGAACATGCGGCGGTGGGCGGCTTCGGTGGTGGAGAAGGTGACGAGcgcgtcgggggcggcggcgagcaGGCGC
It includes:
- the LOC139833254 gene encoding crocetin glucosyltransferase, chloroplastic-like, which translates into the protein MFQAEPDAPDGADDGRLELLPFSDGTETGYVPSSDHGAFNAYVAAFHAAGARSVGELLDALAARGRAVTRVVYTMLLPWAADVARDRGVPSGLYWIQPPAVIAVYYHYFHGHAGVVADHRHDPSFLVRLPGLPPLAVRDLPSFITDSTDTSDFFHSIYTTTRDLFDALDRETPKATVIVNTCQELEAGTLAALAAYDVLPVGPVLPAGDEAGLFKQDDAKYIEWLDTKPANSVVYVSFGSLARMAKEQLDELLQGLEESGRPYLCIVRKDNKAELAEAEAQIKNGMVVEWCDQVRVLSHAAVGCFVTHCGWNSAMEAVACGLPMVCVPQMSDQRMNAWLVECEWRVGERAEVGSDGVLRVAEVRRRVEEVMQGDARVAAAEWKRAVVEALGKGGSSDHNLRAFMECITSDVQ
- the LOC127313403 gene encoding UDP-glycosyltransferase 75C1 yields the protein MSPRPHFLVLTYPLQGHIAPALRLARRLLAAAPDALVTFSTTEAAHRRMFPADAPDGADDARLELLPFSDGTETGYVPSSDHAAFNAYVAGFHVAGARSVGELVDALAARGRPVTRVVYTMLLPWAADVARERGVPSALYWIQPAAVLAVYYHYFHGHAGVVADHRHDPSFLVRLPGLPPLAVRDLPSFITDSTDPSDFFHSIYTTTRDLFDVLDRETPKATVIVNTCKELETGTLGALVGAYEVLPIGPVLPAGDEAGLFKLDDAKYIEWLDARPVSSVVYVSFGSLARMAKEQLDELLRGLEESGRPYLWVVRKDNKAELAEAEARIKNGMVVEWCDQVRVLSHAAVGCFVTHCGWNSAMEAVACGVPMVCVPQMSDQRMNAWLVECEWRIGARAEVGSDGVLRAAEVRRRVEEVMHGDARGAAADWKRAVVEALVKGGSSDHNLRAFMECITSDVQ